DNA from Stutzerimonas decontaminans:
ATGCCAAGACGATCCTGTCGGCCCTGCTGCTCTGCTCGCTGATGACAGCCTACCAATGCCGTGTTCGGCGCAATGGCGACCATAAAGCCGAGACCTTCAGCGAGCAGCGCAGCCTCAAGGTTGCGACCTCGGGCGTCGTAGGCATGGGCCAGGGTACGCCCGTAGCGGTCCTGGCGCTCGCGCCCCATAACCAGCCCCACCCGCCCATCACTGGCCTTCACCAGTGCCTGCAGCCGCCGCTGCGCCGCTATGGCATAGGGCTCCGCGCTGCGACCGTCACGACCCAGCTCCGGCGTGTTGATACCGATCAGGCGGACGTTGCGCCCATCGACCAAGCGCAGCGTGTCACCATCTACTACTCGCGCGACCTCCACCGTAGGCAAGCGCCCAGGCGATGGGCAAAAAGCCAGCGCTTGAACTTGCCAGAAGACGGAAACGAAAAAGGCGCCCACCAGGGACGCCTTTTTTATGTGCTCGGAAAACCTCATCGGATTCCCAGTACGCCAGCTTACTTGGCGCCGAACACACCGAAACGCTGTTTGAAGCGATCGATACGGCCGCCGGTATCCAGCACCTTCTGCTTGCCGGTGTAGAACGGGTGGCACTCGGAGCACACGTCGAGGCTCAGGTTCTTGCCCAGCGTGGAGCGGGTCTTGATGACGTTGCCACAGCTGCAGGTGGCCTCGATTTCGACGTAATTAGGATGGATATCGGCTTTCATGGTGAATCCTCTAGGATTGTGTGCCGCCACCCGACCCTATGTCGAGTACCGCACGAAGTAGGGCGCGAATCATACCAGAGCGCTAGGGTGATGCAAGCACAGGCGACCGGTGTGCAGCCCCGGAGCGGATGCGCTTATCGCCGGCAGCGGACGTTACGATCGTTTACCATCGCCGCTCACTGCCAAGGATCATCGCGTGTCTTCCAGCATTCTCCGCCTGGCGCTGCCCTCGCCCCTGCGCCGCCTGTTCGATTACTTGCCGCCGATTGGCATCGCGCGCGCCGCCCTGCTACCGGGCATGCGTCTGCGCGTACCGTTCGGCAGGCGCGAAGTGATCGGCATTCTGGTGGAGGTAACTGACCAGAGCGAGGTGCCGATGGAGAAGCTCAAGCCTGCTCTGGAACTGCTGGATAGCAAACCGCCCCTACCTGCCCCACTGTTCAAGCTTTGCCTGTGGACCGCGCAGTATTATCAGCACAGTCTTGGTGACACCCTCAGCTGGGCGCTGCCGGTGCTGCTGCGCCAGGGCGAACCCGCGGAGGCGCGCCAGGAGCGCTACTGGCGTTTGGTCGATGGCGCGAGCCCTGACGATCCGCGGTTGGCTCGTGCACCCAGGCAGCGCGAAGCGCTGAAGGCCATCGCCCAGCATGCCCACGGCTTGCCGCATGCACTGCTCAGCAAGTTGCAGTTGAACAAGGACAGCCTCGACCTGCTGCTGGAAAAGGGCTTGGTGCGTATAGAGTCCCGCCGCAGCAGACCGTCGCGCGAGCACAGCGGGAGCTGGCTGCTGCAGGCCGAGCTGACACTCAACGCGCAGCAACGTGCAGCGTTCGAGGCCGTCAACGCCGGCCTTGGTGGTTTTCAGGCGTTCCTTCTGGCGGGCGTGACCGGCAGCGGCAAGACAGAAGTCTATCTGCAGCTGATCCATCGCGTGCTCGAGGCTGGCAAGCAGGCGCTGGTGCTGATCCCGGAGATCAACCTCGGACCGCAGACGCTCGCCCGCTTCGAACAGCGCTTCAACGCACGGATCGCCCTGCTGCACTCCAATGTCAACGACCGTGAGCGGCTCGATGCCTGGCTCGCGGCCCGCGACGGCGAAGCTGACATCATCATCGGCACCCGCTCGGCGCTGTTCACGCCGATGAAGAATCCGGGACTGATCATCATCGACGAGGAGCACGACGCCTCCTATAAACAGCAGGAGGGCCTGCGCTATCACGCCCGCGACCTGGCCCTGCTGCGCGCACGCCAGGAAAATCTGCCGATCTTGCTCGGTTCCGCCACGCCGTCACTGGAAAGCCTGCACAACGCCCACAGCGGGCGCTACGCATTGCTCAAACTGACGCAACGCGCCGGCAACGCCCAGTCACCGCGATTCATGCGCCTGGATGTGAAGAGTCGCCCACTGGATGCCGGCATTTCCGGCCCACTGCAACAGGCCATCGGCCAAACGCTTGCGGCCGGCCAACAGGTGCTGGTCTACCTCAACCGGCGCGGCTTCGCCCCCACCCTGCTCTGCCACGACTGCGGCTGGCTCAGCCAATGCCCGCGTTGCGACGCACGAATGACGTTGCACCAACGCCACAACGAACTGCGCTGCCACCATTGCGGCCATGTCGAACGGCCCCCGCGCAATTGCCCGGACTGCGGGAAGGTGGACCTGCGCCCAGTGGGTGCCGGAACGGAACGTGCCGAGGAGCGCCTGGGCATCCTCTTTCCGGACTATCCGGTGCTGCGCATCGACCGTGACAGCACCGCACGCAAGGGTGCGATGGAGCAGATGATCGGCACCATCAACCGCGGCGAGCCCTGCCTGCTGGTCGGCACGCAGATGCTCGCCAAGGGCCACCATTTTCCGCGCGTCACGCTGGTGGCAATTCTCGATGCAGACGGAGGACTGTTTTCCGCGGACTTTCGCGCCAGCGAACGCATGGCCCAGCTCATCGTCCAGGTCGCCGGACGTGCTGGGCGGGCGGATGAACCGGGCAAGGTGATCATCCAGACGCACCTGGCCGACCACCCTCTGCTGGTACAGCTAACCGAGCAGGGCTACTTCGCCTTTGCCGAGCAGGCGCTGTCCGAACGCCGTGCAGCGGGGCTGCCACCTTTCAGCCATCTGGCGCTGCTACGCGCGGAAGCACAGAAACCCGGGCAGGCCGAAGCCTTCCTTGATGATGCCTGCAGCCTTGCCGAACAGCTGCTCGAGCAACTGCAACTCAACGGAGTCGAACTGCTCGGTCCGATACCTGCTCCGATGGAGCGGCGTGCCGGGCGCTATCGGGCTCAGTTGCTGTTGCAGGGCAACGCCAGGGCGTCCCTGCACCGCCTGATGGGCGCCTGGGTGCCCATGCTCGAACAGCTACCCGGTGGCCGCGCCGTACGCTGGAGTGTGGATGTCGATCCGATCGATCTGTTCTGACCAGGACTCGAAATGTCGACTTTTCCGGTACTAAGCGCCACGCAGCTTGAAGCGAGCCCCTTTGCGCCCCGATAATGCCGGGTTTTCGCGCACTCTTGCGGACCGAGCCGACCATGAAAGACAGCATTCGCCACCTGATCCAGCAAGCCCTTGTTCGTCTGACTAGCGAAGGCGTGCTGCCCGAAGGGCTGACACCTGCTATCCAGGTGGAAAACACCAAGGACAAGAGTCACGGTGATTTCGCCAGCAATATCGCCCTCATGCTGGCCAAACCGGCCGGCCTGAAGCCGCGCGACCTGGCCGAGAAGTTGATCGCCGCGCTGCCGCAGGATGCGCAGGTCAGCAAAGTGGAAATCGCCGGGCCGGGCTTTCTGAATTTTTTCCAGAACAGCGCCGCACTCGCCGAGCGCCTCGAGACGGCCCTGGCCGACCCACAACTTGCGGTACGCAAGGTCAACGCCACGCAGCGCGTGGTGATCGATCTGTCGTCGCCGAACCTCGCCAAGGAGATGCACGTCGGCCATCTGCGCTCGACCATCATCGGCGATGCGGTCGGCCGCGTGCTGGAATTCCTCGGCGACGAGGTGATCCGGCAGAACCATGTCGGCGACTGGGGCACCCAGTTCGGCATGCTACTGGCCTACCTCGAGGAAAAGCCGGCCGCCGCGGAAAGCGAGCTGTCCGACCTGGAACAGTTCTATCGCGCCGCCAAACAGCGTTTCGACGAGTCCGCCGAGTTCGCCGACCGCGCCCGCGAACTGGTGGTCAAGCTGCAAGCCGGGGACGCACAGTGCCTAAGCCTGTGGGCGCGCTTCAACGACATATCCCTGTCGCACTGCCAGAAGATCTACGATCGCCTCAACGTCAAACTGACTCCTGCCGACGTGAAGGGTGAAAGCGCCTATAACGCTGAGCTGGCAGGCATCGTCGATGCGCTGCGCGAGAAGGGACTGCTCACCGAGGACAACGGCGCCCAATGCGTTTTCCTCGACGAATTCAAGAACGCCGAAGGCAATCCGTTGCCGGTAATCGTGCAAAAGGCCGGCGGCGGTTATCTCTATGCCACCACCGACCTGGCCGCCATGCGTTACCGCAGCCAGGTCCTGCATGCCGACCGCGCACTGTACTTCGTCGATCAGCGCCAGGCGCTGCACTTCCAGATGGCCTTCGAAGTGGCGCGCCGCGCCGGCTTCGTTCATGAAGGCATGCAACTGGAGCACATGGGCTTCGGCACCATGAACGGCGCCGACGGTCGCCCATTCAAGACTCGCGATGGCGGCACGGTGAAGCTGATCGACCTACTCGACGAAGCCGAGCAGCGCGCTTACGCCTTGGTTAAAGGCAAGAATCCGGACCTCGACGAAACCGAGCTGCGCCAGATCGCCCGCGCCGTTGGTATCAGCGCAGTCAAATACGCCGACCTGTCCAAGCACCGCACCAGCGATTACCGCTTCAACTTCGAGCTGATGCTGAGCTTCGAAGGCAACACCGCACCTTATCTGCTGTACGCCTACACCCGCGTGGCCAGTGTGTTCCGCAAGCTGGGTCAAGGCATCGACGAGATCAGCGGGCAGATTCAGCTGCAGGCCGACCAAGAGCTCGCCCTGGCTGCCAAGCTCGCGCAGTTCGGCGAGGTGCTCAACAGCGTTGGCGAAAAAGGCGAACCGCACCTACTGTGCGCGTACCTGTACGATCTGGCCGGGTTGTTCTCCAGCTTCTACGAACACTGCCCCATTCTCAGTGCCGAGCAGGAGGAACAGAAGCAGAGCCGTCTGCGCCTGGCCGCCCTGACCGGCAAGACCCTCAAGCAGGGCCTGGAACTTCTTGGCCTGGAAACTCTGGAGCGCATGTAAGTGGCTGCAAGGAAGAAAGCCGCGCCCAAGCGGGGCGCCAGCCGTTATCAGGCGCCAGCCAAACAGGCCGTGCCGGGCTGGGTCTGGCTGGTCTGCGGCCTGGTGATCGGCGGCTTCATCATGTTTTTGATGAGCCTCGAGCCAGGCGGCGAAGAGGTCAAACGCACCAAGGAAGCCCCCAAGACGGCGATAAAGGAGCAGCCCAAGCGCACACCGACCAGCGAACAGCCGCCACGTCCGAAGTATGACTTCTATACGCTGCTGCCCGAGTCGGAAGTGATTCTGCCGCCGGAAGCCAAGCAGCCGGAGCCGCCCGCCAAGCCGGTAACGCCTGAGGAAGCGGCAAAGATCGACGAAGCCCGCGCGCAGGCCGCACTCAACGGCCAGGTGCCGCCGCCACCGCCCACCGTGGCCAAGGCACCGGTCACCCAATTCTTCCTGCAGGCCGGCTCGTTCCGCCAGCAGGCGGAGGCCGATCGGGTACGCGCGCAAATCATCCTGCTTGGCCAGGATGTGCGCGTGGAAAGCGTCAAGGTGCGCGACGAGCCCTGGTATCGCGTACTGGTCGGGCCCTTCGGCAGTCGCGAGCAACTGAACGCCGCGCAGAAGACGCTGGCCGCCAGCGGTTACAAGAATCTGCTGCTGCAACAGCGGCAAACGCGCTGAACGAAAAACGCCGGGTTTCGACCCGGCGTTTTCTTTATCGCAGAAAGCCAACCTGTATCAGGCTTCACGCGGTGCGTAGGCGAAGACGTCCGCGCGCATCTGATGCGGGTCCATCCCTGCCTCCACCAGCGCATCCAGCGTGCCATAGACCATCGACGGCGAACCGCTGGCATAGATATGCAGCGGTTTGAGATCGCTGAAATCCTCACGGATCGCTTCGTGCAGCAGGCCGCAGCGCCCCTCCCAACCGCAGACATCGCTGACCACCCGATGCAGGTGCAAATTGCTCATGCCCTGCCACTCGTCCCAATGCGGCAGCTGGTAGAAGTCTTCCGGCCGCCGAACTCCCCAGTACAGATGCACCGGATGGACAAAGCCGGCGGCGCGGCAATATTCGATCAGGCTGTGCATCTGCGCCATGCCGGTGCCAGCGGCGATCAGCACCAGCGGGCCGTCCGGCAGCTCGGCCAGGTGCGTATCGCCGAAGGGCATTTGGATCCGGGCAAAGCCCTGTCGCCGCAGGAACGCCAGTAGCTCGATAGCGGACTCCTCGCGAGCCAGCACATGCAGCTCGAGCTCTCGACCACTGCCGGGCGCCGAGGCGAGGGAAAACGCCGACCACTCGCCATCCTCCCGTTGCAGCAACAGGTACTGGCCGGCGTGATAGCGCGGCTGTCGGCCGGCAGGCAGACGCAGACGCAGGCGCACTACATCGCCGCCGACCTCTTCGTAGCCGCTCAGCTGGCAGCTCAGCTCGCGCACTGGCAGTTCGCCGGGCGCCAGCACGCCATCCCAGAGCAGCACGCAGTCTTCCAGCGGCTCGGCCAAGCAGGCGAGCAGCTCGCCGTGATCGCGCACTTCGCCGGCCTGCCGCACACGTCCTTCGACCAACAGCGAAGCGCAGATATGGCAATTGCCGTTGCGACAGCTCTGCGGGCATTCGTAGCCCAGACGCCGGGCGGCGTCGAGGAATCGTTCGCCGGGCCGCACGTCGAGCACGGCGCCGGATGGCTGCAAGGTAACTTTCATGTGCACGTCTTATCAGTGAACGGGATGACCCGCCAAGGCTTCGGGCGGGCTCGGGCCCGCCTCTTCGGTTATGTCAGTCGATACCCAGCTGCGACCAGAGTTCATCGACCCGCTGCTTCACCGCCGAATCCTGGACGATGGCTCGCCCCCACTCGCGGTTAGTCTCGCCCGGCCATTTGTGGGTGGCATCCAGGCCCATCTTCGAGCCCAGCCCTGAGATTGGCGAGGCGAAATCCAGATAGTCGATCGGTGTATTGTCGATCATCACCGTGTCGCGTTTGGGATCCATGCGCGTGGTGATGGCCCAGATCACGTCGTTCCAGTCGCGGGCATTGATGTCGTCATCGGTGACGATGACGAACTTGGTGTACATGAACTGGCGCAGGAAGCTCCACACCCCCAGCATGACCCGCTTGGCGTGACCGGGATACTGCTTCTTCATCGTCACCACAGCCATACGGTAGGAGCAGCCTTCCGGCGGCAGATAGAAGTCGACGATTTCCGGGAACTGCTTCTGCAGGATCGGCACGAACACCTCGTTCAGCGCCACGCCGAGAATCGCCGGCTCGTCTGGCGGTCGACCGGTATAGGTGCTGTGGTAGATCGGATTCTTGCGATGGGTAATGCGCTCGACCGTGAACACCGGAAAACGGTCGACCTCGTTGTAGTAGCCGGTATGGTCGCCGTAAGGCCCCTCGTCGGCCATCTCGCCCGGATGGATATGCCCCTCGAGGACGATTTCCGCGTACGCCGGCACCTGCAGACCGGAGCCGATCGCCTTGACCAGTTCGGTGCGCGAGCCACGCAAAAGACCGGCGAAGGCATATTCGGAGAGCGTATCGGGTACCGGCGTGACCGCGCCGAGAATCGTCGCCGGATCGGCACCCAGGGCCACTGCCACCGGATACGGGCGATCCGGGTACTTCTCGCACCACTCACGAAAATCCAGCGCCCCGCCGCGATGGCTGAGCCAGCGCATGATCACTTTATTGCGACCGATAACCTGCTGGCGGTAGATGCCGAGGTTCTGCCGTTCCTTGTTCGGCCCCTTGGTGATGGTCAGGCCCCAGGTGATCAGCGGCGCCGCGTCACCCGGCCAGCAGTGCTGTACGGGGATTGTCCCCAGGTCGACGTCATCGCCTTCGATGATCACTTCCTGGCAGGGCGCATCCTTGAGCACCTTGGGTGCCATGCTGATGACCTTCTTGTAGATCGGCAGCTTGCTCCAGGCATCCTTCAGCCCCTTCGGTGGCTCCGGCTCCTTGAGGAACGCCAACAGCTTGCCGATCTCACGCAGTTCGGAGACGTCTTCCGCGCCCATGCCGAGGGCAACCCGCTGTGGCGTGCCAAACAGGTTGCCGAGCACCGGCATGTCGAAACCGGTAGGGTTTTCGAACAACAGCGCCGGGCCTTGCTTGCGCAGCGTTCGGTCGCAGATTTCGGTCATTTCCAGAACAGGAGAAACGGCGGCGGTAACGCGCTTGAGCTCACCACGTTTTTCCAGGCCGCTGATAAAGTCGCGCAGATCGCGATACTGCATGCTTGAGCCTCGCATGGGCCGGCAGGTC
Protein-coding regions in this window:
- a CDS encoding primosomal protein N'; translated protein: MSSSILRLALPSPLRRLFDYLPPIGIARAALLPGMRLRVPFGRREVIGILVEVTDQSEVPMEKLKPALELLDSKPPLPAPLFKLCLWTAQYYQHSLGDTLSWALPVLLRQGEPAEARQERYWRLVDGASPDDPRLARAPRQREALKAIAQHAHGLPHALLSKLQLNKDSLDLLLEKGLVRIESRRSRPSREHSGSWLLQAELTLNAQQRAAFEAVNAGLGGFQAFLLAGVTGSGKTEVYLQLIHRVLEAGKQALVLIPEINLGPQTLARFEQRFNARIALLHSNVNDRERLDAWLAARDGEADIIIGTRSALFTPMKNPGLIIIDEEHDASYKQQEGLRYHARDLALLRARQENLPILLGSATPSLESLHNAHSGRYALLKLTQRAGNAQSPRFMRLDVKSRPLDAGISGPLQQAIGQTLAAGQQVLVYLNRRGFAPTLLCHDCGWLSQCPRCDARMTLHQRHNELRCHHCGHVERPPRNCPDCGKVDLRPVGAGTERAEERLGILFPDYPVLRIDRDSTARKGAMEQMIGTINRGEPCLLVGTQMLAKGHHFPRVTLVAILDADGGLFSADFRASERMAQLIVQVAGRAGRADEPGKVIIQTHLADHPLLVQLTEQGYFAFAEQALSERRAAGLPPFSHLALLRAEAQKPGQAEAFLDDACSLAEQLLEQLQLNGVELLGPIPAPMERRAGRYRAQLLLQGNARASLHRLMGAWVPMLEQLPGGRAVRWSVDVDPIDLF
- the ubiD gene encoding 4-hydroxy-3-polyprenylbenzoate decarboxylase, encoding MQYRDLRDFISGLEKRGELKRVTAAVSPVLEMTEICDRTLRKQGPALLFENPTGFDMPVLGNLFGTPQRVALGMGAEDVSELREIGKLLAFLKEPEPPKGLKDAWSKLPIYKKVISMAPKVLKDAPCQEVIIEGDDVDLGTIPVQHCWPGDAAPLITWGLTITKGPNKERQNLGIYRQQVIGRNKVIMRWLSHRGGALDFREWCEKYPDRPYPVAVALGADPATILGAVTPVPDTLSEYAFAGLLRGSRTELVKAIGSGLQVPAYAEIVLEGHIHPGEMADEGPYGDHTGYYNEVDRFPVFTVERITHRKNPIYHSTYTGRPPDEPAILGVALNEVFVPILQKQFPEIVDFYLPPEGCSYRMAVVTMKKQYPGHAKRVMLGVWSFLRQFMYTKFVIVTDDDINARDWNDVIWAITTRMDPKRDTVMIDNTPIDYLDFASPISGLGSKMGLDATHKWPGETNREWGRAIVQDSAVKQRVDELWSQLGID
- a CDS encoding CDP-6-deoxy-delta-3,4-glucoseen reductase, which produces MKVTLQPSGAVLDVRPGERFLDAARRLGYECPQSCRNGNCHICASLLVEGRVRQAGEVRDHGELLACLAEPLEDCVLLWDGVLAPGELPVRELSCQLSGYEEVGGDVVRLRLRLPAGRQPRYHAGQYLLLQREDGEWSAFSLASAPGSGRELELHVLAREESAIELLAFLRRQGFARIQMPFGDTHLAELPDGPLVLIAAGTGMAQMHSLIEYCRAAGFVHPVHLYWGVRRPEDFYQLPHWDEWQGMSNLHLHRVVSDVCGWEGRCGLLHEAIREDFSDLKPLHIYASGSPSMVYGTLDALVEAGMDPHQMRADVFAYAPREA
- the rpmE gene encoding 50S ribosomal protein L31 is translated as MKADIHPNYVEIEATCSCGNVIKTRSTLGKNLSLDVCSECHPFYTGKQKVLDTGGRIDRFKQRFGVFGAK
- a CDS encoding thermonuclease family protein is translated as MRFSEHIKKASLVGAFFVSVFWQVQALAFCPSPGRLPTVEVARVVDGDTLRLVDGRNVRLIGINTPELGRDGRSAEPYAIAAQRRLQALVKASDGRVGLVMGRERQDRYGRTLAHAYDARGRNLEAALLAEGLGFMVAIAPNTALVGCHQRAEQQGRQDRLGIWRKLTPRSPQSLRQGGFTLIAAKVERVERNRGGYWLEMDGPLVVHIPPQAFEAFDLRALDALAGQRLEPRGWVVDRRGRAGSSRARWMLRVTHPAMLGLSR
- the argS gene encoding arginine--tRNA ligase; the encoded protein is MKDSIRHLIQQALVRLTSEGVLPEGLTPAIQVENTKDKSHGDFASNIALMLAKPAGLKPRDLAEKLIAALPQDAQVSKVEIAGPGFLNFFQNSAALAERLETALADPQLAVRKVNATQRVVIDLSSPNLAKEMHVGHLRSTIIGDAVGRVLEFLGDEVIRQNHVGDWGTQFGMLLAYLEEKPAAAESELSDLEQFYRAAKQRFDESAEFADRARELVVKLQAGDAQCLSLWARFNDISLSHCQKIYDRLNVKLTPADVKGESAYNAELAGIVDALREKGLLTEDNGAQCVFLDEFKNAEGNPLPVIVQKAGGGYLYATTDLAAMRYRSQVLHADRALYFVDQRQALHFQMAFEVARRAGFVHEGMQLEHMGFGTMNGADGRPFKTRDGGTVKLIDLLDEAEQRAYALVKGKNPDLDETELRQIARAVGISAVKYADLSKHRTSDYRFNFELMLSFEGNTAPYLLYAYTRVASVFRKLGQGIDEISGQIQLQADQELALAAKLAQFGEVLNSVGEKGEPHLLCAYLYDLAGLFSSFYEHCPILSAEQEEQKQSRLRLAALTGKTLKQGLELLGLETLERM
- a CDS encoding SPOR domain-containing protein, whose product is MAARKKAAPKRGASRYQAPAKQAVPGWVWLVCGLVIGGFIMFLMSLEPGGEEVKRTKEAPKTAIKEQPKRTPTSEQPPRPKYDFYTLLPESEVILPPEAKQPEPPAKPVTPEEAAKIDEARAQAALNGQVPPPPPTVAKAPVTQFFLQAGSFRQQAEADRVRAQIILLGQDVRVESVKVRDEPWYRVLVGPFGSREQLNAAQKTLAASGYKNLLLQQRQTR